From a single Thalassophryne amazonica chromosome 7, fThaAma1.1, whole genome shotgun sequence genomic region:
- the mboat1 gene encoding lysophospholipid acyltransferase 1, with product MVERPFKTTGSVWLQPVSASVGLPLDQVNFLACQLFSLIAAFWFRLYLSPKHASPLVRHTVVTLLGIAFLIFCFGWYSVHVLITVFINYIITLKADISNVHKYSMVMAMGYLTACQVNRVFIFNYGILSTDFSGPLMIVTQKITTLAFQLHDGMFKKAEQLNPEQTLLAIHEKPSLIQYLSYNLNFMSVLVGPCSNYKDYLDFIEGRHVRQRLRYHPPTCNGQNGYDMLPEPSPLSAVCRKLMVCAGCLLFFLVVTRSLPIMYNVDPHFVSHASFLSRLTYAFVSIQAARPKFYFAWTLADAINNAAGYGFMGMDANGKPSWDLNTNLNILGIETATSFKTFIDNWNIRTGIWLKTVCYDRAPRHRLALTFILSAMWHGVYPGYYFTFITAIPITMAARAVRKSVRHYFLHSRGLKLFYDIVTWAATHLAISYTVMPFLLLAVEPTILFYRSMYFHVHILSILAVLVLLLILHRKHKPREASSSSTQCPQVHTNNNHKQD from the exons ATGGTCGAGCGCCCGTTTAAAACCACCGGGTCCGTGTGGCTGCAGCCCGTCAGCGCGTCGGTCGGACTTCCTCTCGACCAG GTAAATTTTTTGGCGTGCCAGCTGTTTTCCCTGATTGCCGCCTTCTGGTTTCGTCTCTACCTCAGTCCTAAACATGCCAGTCCCCTGGTCAGGCACACGGTGGTGACTCTGCTCGGCATCGCCTTCCTCATCTTCTGCTTTGGCTG GTACTCTGTTCACGTCCTTATTACGGTTTTTATAAACTACATCATCACCCTCAAGGCTGACATCAGCAATGTGCACAA ATATTCGATGGTGATGGCTATGGGCTATCTGACGGCGTGCCAAGTGAACCGAGTCTTCATCTTTAACTACGGAATCCTGTCCACTGATTTTTCTGG ACCTCTAATGATCGTAACCCAGAAGATCACCACTCTGGCTTTCCAGCTCCATGATG GGATGTTTAAAAAGGCTGAACAGCTGAACCCAGAACAGACGCTCCTGGCTATACA TGAGAAGCCTTCTCTCATCCAGTACCTCAGCTACAATCTGAACTTCATGAGCGTCCTGGTGGGACCATGCAGTAACTATAAGGATTACTTAGACTTCATAGAGGGCCGGCATGTCCGCCAGAGGCTCCGCTACCACCCGCCAACATGTAATGGACAGAACGGCTACGATATGCTACCCGAACCATCGCCTCTG AGTGCCGTCTGTCGAAAGCTGATGGTCTGCGCCGGATGTCTGCTGTTCTTCCTCGTGGTGACCCGGTCGTTGCCAATAATGTACAATGTTGACCCGCATTTTGTCAGCCACGCCTCCTTCCTCTCCAGACTAACCTATGCTTTCGTCTCCATACAAGCGGCGAGACCCAAATTCTATTTTGCCTGGACTCTAG cTGATGCCATCAACAACGCTGCAGGTTACGGGTTCATGGGGATGGACGCAAACGGAAAGCCATCCTGGGACCTAAACACCAACCTTAATATCCTGGGAATTGAG ACAGCAACGAGCTTCAAGACTTTCATAGACAACTGGAATATCCGGACGGGTATTTGGCTCAAAAC CGTGTGTTATGACCGGGCTCCCCGGCACCGGTTGGCTTTAACCTTTATCCTCTCCGCCATGTGGCACGGCGTTTATCCGGGGTATTACTTCACCTTCATCACCGCCATCCCCATCACCATGGCAGCGCGAGCC GTGCGTAAGTCTGTCCGCCATTACTTCCTGCACTCCAGAGGTTTGAAGCTGTTTTATGACATCGTGACTTGGGCAGCGACCCACCTGGCCATCAGCTACACAGTCATGCCTTTCCTGCTGCTGGCAGTGGAACCCACAATTCTTTTTTACAG